The genomic interval TTCGAGATTTCTACCAAAAAGAATCTCCGTTGTATTCGTCGGTGACATAATGGTTCACGACGAACAACTGAAAGGCGCTTTCGACGGATATGCCGGTAATTATTCGTTCACCGGAAGTTTCGAGGATGTTCGCGAAATCCTGATTCAGTCAAACTTGACTGTTGGCAATCTCGAAACGACGCTTTCCGGTGAAGACAATATCTTTTCAGGCTATCCGCTTTTCAACTCTCCCGACGAGCTCGCCTTTGCTCTGAAAGAAACCGGTTTTGACCTTCTGACGACCGCCAACAATCACTGCCTCGACAGAGGCGAATATGGACTCCGAAGAACTTTGAGAGTACTCGACAGCCTTCAAATACGCCACACGGGAACATTCGCCGATTCGAGTGAAAAGAAATTCACTGTTGTCAGCGTCAACGGAATTGAAATCGCATTCCTTTCATACACTTACGGCACAAACGGCCTCTCTCTGCCAGGTAATAGCACCTGTTTTGTAAATTATATAGACGCGGAAAAAATACACGCGGACATTTCGGAAGCGAAAAATGAGGGAACAAATTTTACAGTAGTCGTACTGCATTACGGCACTGAATATGCTTTGCGCCCTTCACCCGGGCAAAAATCTTTCTTCGACACGATAGTTACTTTCGGAGCCGACGCGGTCATAGGGATGCATCCTCACGTCGTCCAGCCCTTTGAGTGGTTGGACCGATCTGACAGGGAACATGCCTCCGGTCACGCGTTTTGCGCTTACTCCCTCGGAAACTTCATTTCATCGCAGAGGACGGTTCCTCGGGACGCGGGAATAATCCTTAAGTTAGATATAGTTATGTATTTTTCGGGAAAGACAAAAATCTCTAAAGTGTCTTTCCTTCCGACTTATGTTCAATTCAAGCCTTCCGGCGG from candidate division WOR-3 bacterium carries:
- a CDS encoding CapA family protein, which encodes MVHDEQLKGAFDGYAGNYSFTGSFEDVREILIQSNLTVGNLETTLSGEDNIFSGYPLFNSPDELAFALKETGFDLLTTANNHCLDRGEYGLRRTLRVLDSLQIRHTGTFADSSEKKFTVVSVNGIEIAFLSYTYGTNGLSLPGNSTCFVNYIDAEKIHADISEAKNEGTNFTVVVLHYGTEYALRPSPGQKSFFDTIVTFGADAVIGMHPHVVQPFEWLDRSDREHASGHAFCAYSLGNFISSQRTVPRDAGIILKLDIVMYFSGKTKISKVSFLPTYVQFKPSGGKYEVLIKDAVKALSLFISGETAEFSPYDTRRITAIAQSLSVHVGSMSEADSCAFDSTQGMFVFPWIN